The Corvus moneduloides isolate bCorMon1 chromosome 1, bCorMon1.pri, whole genome shotgun sequence nucleotide sequence GAGAAAGGCAGCTGTAGAAGGTAATTTTTCCTGTCCTAAATAAGAGATCTAATTCAGATTCAATTAATGGTTTTCTTGTCTCTTAATTTTAATTGGAAGGCAGACAGCTGAGCTGATCTGGATGCATCCCATCGGCCAATATTAGGTGAATTGAGTCTCACCCTTTGACTAATTGCCTTTGGAATGGGATAAGGTTGGGAATCTCTAAAATTTAATACCAATTAAACTGAGCCCATCTGTGACACTGAGAAAGTGCTTCTCTGTTTAGAAAAGGttacataatattttattatcaaaataattgattttaaaaaaattattccataCACTACCTGTACTGAGAAGAGTTATTGAAGTTGATTTGTCTAGGGTCTagttttttcagcaaaattctGATGATGTTGATGAATAGGACAAAATTGACCTGTTCACAGTATTTGAGAagtgggagagaggaaaaagaaaaggttaatTTCTGATGTAAAACTTTGCAGTGAAAAtctggttgtgtttttttttttatttcagttatagTGTAATTTGTGCAGTTTCAATGTAAGGTCATTAATGCTATTCCTGTTGGCAGCATTCAAGTATTTAAATAAGTTGCATTCCTGCTTGAAGAAGTGGCTGAAGATGAAAACTTGAGAATTTCACTTtgttcagcaaaatattttcatcaataGCTTGTGGGACTCTCTTTTACCTTTTGTAGCTCCTATCAGTCGGATTCTCCTTAGAGATTAATATTGTATTAAATTCTGACTGATCTGCTGATCTCTCTAGACATTATTAGTGGAATTTATCTGCCTAAATACCTCTACAATGAGGTATTTCTGTCAGAGCTGATCACCCTGTTCTGCCTTTGCAGTCAGTGGAGAACCAGCCAGGACGGTCAATAGACCCTCAGGTGGGGTTGGGGATGGATCACCTCATCCCAAGGtagacatttattttaaatcagatgAATCACTTGCCAAAAGTGCCCATTTCCCTTTGTTGGCTCTGAAGGAGCCTCTGAGGAGCATTAGCTCAGCTCCAAAGTAGTTAAGGTCAATCCCAACTTGGAAATCCAATCTTCTACAATTGCAATTTGGCACAGCTTTATCCGGAGTCTGTGAGGCTGCTCAGTTTTCCACAATCAGAGGGATTCTTCCTGtgaatttttttgtgtctgtacACACCAGCTCTTCCTTAGGTGAGCCTGAACATTTAATTTTGCCTAAGAATGTCCTCATTTTACCAAAAAGTCCAACATCATTCTATCCATTAGTGATGCTCTGTGTACATGCCAGCAGAAGAAATAACGGAGatagaaggaaatgaaatattttattgaaacaCAGCAAGCTCTGACCAGAATTCAGCCTGAGATTCTTCACTCATGCTGTTTGTGTGtatctttaagatcccttccaacccaaagcattctgtgattccatatCCCTCACCTGCATGCATCTGTCCTCCAGTTAAATTAAGGTTTTAATAGCTGGCCTTAAGGTTATCCATTAACTCACTTTCTCAAACACTGCTTGGGTTTAATGACTTGTGGGAGTAATCAACGATGATAATCATTTAAAGCCCATCAGTTTATTCAATAAATGCCAGACTCAAGAGCTGTTATCACTGTTATCAGCTCTGAACAGAAACCTATTGCCCTTGGAAGTTTTGTATCAAAAATGTATGGCTTATTCTGAGCTTATgctaaaattttgttttcaaatattttaaggagGGTTTAGTCCACTCACTTGCTATTTATTTCACCTAAACTGACAATTCTGTGAAAGTTTCAATGTTTGAAAGACAAACTTTTCAGTTTGCATTGGACACAGGCAGTCAACAGTAGAAATTCAGCATTCCTCTTCCTACAACTCAGCAAATGGCAACCCAACTTTAActcaaaagtcttttttttcttctaattagTATTAGCAAACTCAGAAGTACCTACCCCCACAGAAATTATAATTGGTCCTTTGATTAGCCACCAGTAGGGAGAGCCTTGATTAATATCCCAGCATCTGTGGACATGACAGTAAGATTAGAAAAAGGCATGTATGTAATGACTGCAATCAATTAAAAGTATTACCCAAGAATATAGAACAATGTAGAAAACTATGACTTACGCTGTGTCTTCAAAGTAGAATTTTGCTAATATCCAAATAAGGGTGAAAAGTGTTGGAAAACCTGTCAGACATTTAAACAAAAGATAGAATTAATCCAAGCCTTGTCCACTGAAACTCTGCTGCAATGACACAAATCACTCATTTTTGAGAGCTGGAATTATCCTTTGGGGTCAGTTCCTATAACAGGAATTGTTTTACATTCAGTCTCTAAAACACCAAAAGTGATTCAGTTTGCCAAGGTGTCAGGTCTACCTTAACCTTGGGTGACAACAGGCATGGATTTCCCTCCCTCAACCAACCAGAAAATTCCTCTAAGTGCATTCACCTGCCACAGAGGagttctctgctttttcctttacaCAGCAACACTCTGTGGGCACCCACTTGGTTGCAGATTTCTAAGTCTGAACAATTCCATTTATTCCAGACAAGAACAAAATCAGgaggaagatgctgctgtttcACTGCCTGTCCTGTTATTTAGTGGACAAAGCTTCTTTATTCATACAATAAAAAAGATGGGCTGTAGAAATACTAGGACTACAAAAACCcctgcttaggaaaaaaaattccttttcccagACTGTGTAGCTAAACAGGAGCAAGGCAGATTGTGCTCTGGTGTTTGTGATAACTCCTTAGAGGAAGCTGTGTTTTCAGTGGGGTGAAGAAGGTTAAGACGGGATCTCTCCCTGTGCATTCTTAAATGTGCATCATTTTCCACCCCTTTCAGAGGGGCTTTATTGCCATGAAAAACTTGATTGCTTTCTGTTAGTatgcacataaaataaaatggaagcaATTCCCAGGTTAGGTACTTCAGTTAGATCAGCTGGGTTCCACATGTAGTGTTTTCAATGGGAATGGATCATGGAATCGTAGAATCATGGAACCATAGactcatggaatcatggaatcatagagtcatagagGCATAcaatggcctgggttggaaggcaccttaaagatcacctggTTCCAACCCatagggacaccttccactgtcccaagTTGCTCAGatccccatccaacctggccttgaacacttccagcctccctgggcaacctcaccacccccacagtaaggaatttcttccatGTCCCATCACTCCATGCCTTgggaaaagtccctctccagctaTCTTGAGCCCCTAGAAGTAGCTCTGTGGTGTCTGTGAAGCCTtatctcctccaggctgaacagccttGTTTAACATCGCCTTTTACTAATGTCCTGTGAAATCCGTACCTACCCCAGCCAAAGAGAACCAGCCACCAAAAATATCTTCTTCCATGAGAAAGGGATGAGAGCAGCAGGCAGTTTAGGTAAAGAGCCTCCACCAGCAGCCACATGAAATTGGTCATCATGAAATAGTGGCAGAAAACCACAGAGATCTTGCATTCAGTCTAGAGAACAGGAAAGTTGTAGTTTAGGGATTGCCTGGGGATACATCTGATTTGACCATGGAGTAGACATCTGTAATTGTAGCTGAGTTCTACCAAGAGCAAGATCTCACTATTAACTGATGTTTAAACTGAGAGCTTCAAATGTAAAATGGATTTCTGAATAATAAAGCTTTAATCATCATAACACTTTGGAATCTCCActgccttttgctttttattttgtattagaAATGTACCTTGAGCTCCCAAGCGTGTGTGATTTCTCTCACAAATGCACTGCCTTGAGTGTACCTTCAGTGCCAATTGCTCCTTGGGCAAAGGTTCAAGGAGCCATTTTTGTCTTTATGCTCAGCTCTAGAATTTTGTGTGGCTGTGAGAAATGCAGAAGAACCACCCCCTAAACCTCTGTTTGAAAATCATTGCCACGCTGTCAAGATCTGGGGCTGGATGAAAGTTAAGTTGATTGCCTGGTACCTTGAGTGCTTTGTGGTTTACAGACCAGAGCTTCCAGCCAGAACATGGAATCCAACATTTCCAGAAGAATAAGCTTTAAAAGTTGTTCTTTGATGTACTCAAAGATCTTCAGTTTTAGGCTTCAGGTTATAGAAACATAAGAGTGTAATGACACTACTTTGTTGCTATGTGAAAATCTAAATTTCATTTAGAGTACTGCAACATCACAAATTGATGTTTTAAGAATATAGGAGGGCATAAAGTACACATTCATGGAAGTAAAATATACTGAATAAAAGAATTATATAATTTTCATTGCCAGGTTAGAAGGACAAAAAGCAATAAGTAGTAAAAAAGAGGCATGAATAGTGAAACCATCTATAAATGGCACATAAAAACATCAACCACAATATCCTGCTTTTCATGTGCTTACTGTAGAGAAGCTGCAATGATCAATGCCTTCCTCCTGGAAAAGGACAGCATCCTTAATGAAAATGGCAATAGCCTTTAAGATAAATGTAAAAAAGAGCTGCACATGGATATAATTCCTGGGACAGCGAAGCCtcctggaagaaaagaagagaagtcCCTCTGAGGTAATTAACTGAACTGTGCTGGCAGTAATTAAAATAAGCAATAAGCCCTTGTTTCATCTCTGGTACTTCCAGACACATTTAGGAAGAACACTTTGATTCACTGAGCTCTttcagagagagacagaaaacttCCTCACGTGAAGCCATTCAGCCACAATCTACATCTTAATCTCTCTCCTTGTTATCCAaaattttaggggttttttccttactttgcCAAAGTTACTTTGATGAATTAAGTGAAAGCACAAAAGAGCTTGAAAACAATTTGGCACATCTACTTTAAATTCAATTTACACATCTACCTTAAATTCCCCGTTAACTAAGATTAAATTTCGACTGCtattaaatacagatttttgagGGCATTATAGAGCTTCAACTTCATTTTCACTTAAAGTTCCACTAAAAGCTGGATTCCATCCAGACCCAGTAATCTGAGGGTCACCTAATCTGAAAGTTTACCTAGAGTGTGCAGAATTTTATTGCTGACCTCAAATGCCAACCCCATTGTTAACTATGACTTTTTCCTCCCTATTGCTACTTGTCCTTATGTccattgtttctttctttcccctcatttgggctggtttgttttcctgaggtCAGAGTGGATGTCAATAAACATATCTGGTGGCTTCCAGACATGAACTAGGAACCAGCAGAGGTCAAGAAACTTTCCCTAGAGAACCCTGATTCTCACAGCATAATAATAAAGGAAACgtctgctttatttatttttttttttttctctcagaaatacCAGAAATAAACAAAGATTAATAACATAAATCCCACAAGGCATGGCAGCAAACATTAAATCTACGTTAAATggtaaaatactttaaatactCTAGATTGGACCTGAAAATATCTAATTGATGGATAACTCAGTAAGAGAGAATTCTAACTAAATGTGACCACATTCTGAGACTAACTTTAAAACGTGTCTTTAGTGGTAAATTTTTCAATAGTCATCTATGCAATGTCATAGGAACATTGATTCAGAATCAAGTCctttgtgtatatttttattaacaaattCTCTGAAGCCATAACAGGCAGGCCCACGCactttatgaaaaaaatcttaattccAGCCTAAAGCAATTAAATTTTTCCATTGGTTCTTCAGGATCAAAGTGAGTTGCTGAGTTTTGTCAACTGACAGCCATGATTCATTTCCCAGATCTGAATCCTTTTATTCCTGACTCTCTCTGATCACCTGAAATTTCCAGCTTCAGTTTCATATTATTAAACCAACATGGCTGgaattttttattgttattcaCCTGAATTtctatttgtattattttgttatGTCTAATGCTGTCTTCTGCAGtctgagaaattaaaagaattgAGATTAGAGGACACCTTTACCTGAATGCAATAAGAACTGTCACAGCAATGATGAGGGAGGTGATGGACACGCTGTATCCCACGGTGTAGATGATCTTTATAGTAGAAAAGTAGGATTGCTATAAAAGAAGAGAATGATTTGTCACACAAGTTGCTGTTAAATGATAGCTTTTTTACTGATTCTgtcagttttgctttgtttggttCTTCCATTCTGTTGACATCCTtgactgcctttttttcccctcttcaaaTCCCACAGTAAAATTCACCTTAAATCCTCATTACGTTTCTTTTGTGAAGTTCCATTCCACAGTTGTGTGGATACAGCCCAGTCTGGTGCTGAGACACATACTGATCAGGGTGGCTGGAAGCTCATTCATTAAAGCATAAAAACCAACACCAGTCCTTCATAAAGGCATTGTTAAAAATCTTATGCAATTTTTATAAATGCTGCATGTTCTACCACGTTTTCTCCCCAGCAGTAGCAGGACAATTCTGCTGGCAGCATGATGAACACAGAATTCTGTCAgcctttctctatttttctccaCTTTCTTTACTTCCAATTTTGCTGTCtattcttcctttcatttttattgtgttgagttgtgttggttttttctggggttgttttttcctctgtttctctgGCTGTCAAACTCAACTGTTGCTCAGTTGGAATGTCAGTCAAAATCCATTTCTATTTAAGTGGCTCCTCTGTCAGACACAATCCCTGAGTGAGGATAAGTTGACTTCAACTCTCACAGATGAAAGTAGAAAACAGAATGAATAAGCTCCAGGCTGCAAATCGAATTCCAGTCTTACATGGTCTGTCTCTTGGGTCCTGTTTCAATGTTTTTATAACCCAAAATCCACACAGCTGTGCAGTGCATTCCTGCAGTTCACTTGGGGAAGGGGAGATGCTCGCTTTTAGCCTTAAGCAGAACTTTAGGCATTATAAGACTGACATTGAGAAgagtttatttaatttatctAGGTGCTTAAAAATTAGCTGCCGAGATATGAGTCTGCAGTAGAACAAGAAGAACCTGGCCACAGGACTGATTGGCTTAATTGTTAGTACAATCCTGtttcttctcattctttttcttttatagttAATGAAGGAAAACACTCTCAGAAGACAATTCAAGTCTTTGGAAAATGAGACCTTACTGGTTTCTGGGACCAACAAAAAGGATCACTACACCTGCCTTAGCAAGAGCAGGTTATGGAATCATAAATCCCTGACTGCTTggggttggaagaaaccttaaatatcatctattTCCCACCCCTGGATTTGTAGAGTGAATCCTTTGGTGCTGAGCACCCTGCATCCATGTGTCCAGATTCCTGACTATCCATAGCCTAATTCCATGGGCCGAACTTTCTTTTCTGGTCAGAGCACAGTAAGTGCACCTTGAATTTGCCTTCCAGTTTAGATTTATCCCTAAGAAGCCAGATGATCCTTTCTGAGAGCATCTCTCAGTGTGAATGCAGTAAGTGGGGATAGCCAAGAGATATCCCTGGAAAGCTCCCACCTGACCAAAGCACTAATACAGATCCATGGTGCAGTGATTAGCTCCAACATTCACGGTATTTTTTTGAGATCATTGAAGTTAAATGGGGTGGAAACCAGGCACAATGGGGTTTTTCGTGTAGTGGATGAACTGTGAGCTGTATATGATTACCCAAATCCCTGACTGTGCACAATTCCAGCCAGCGCTCACAGAAGTACCTCAGAGCTCCAAAGCTTGCCAGGAAGCCTGGATGCACCACTCCGTGAGAAACATCAAAGCTGGGCTAGGCTGACCATAGCTGGCAACAAACCAGACGtgtaaaacatggaaaataatcAACTCTTTAAGTGGCTTACCCTACAACTGAGGAGTTTCCTCTAGGTAAAATAATAGAATCATCACAGAATgtgttggaagtgaccttaaagaacatccaggcccaccccctgccatgggcagggacaccttccactatcccaggttgctccaagaccCATCCAGCCCCCTCCAACTTCCTGGcatggggcaggcacagcttctctgggaaacctgtgcaaTATATCCCCATGGTGATATGAACCATGTTCTTACCCTTATTAATTAGTGATCAAGCACTATATTGTCCCTGTGCATGTAACCTCGAGATATCACCAACACTGAAAATCTGGCTGAAGAAATACGTCAAAGTCTAATCTGCATTACAGAGATTACAAAGAtttttgggacttttttttcattcttgaaTTAGATACTTCATGCAGGATGAGACAGCCAAGACCCCTCTTGTCCTCAGATATTGCTGAATTTGGAACAGAGGTCTGATAACAGCACATTTGCTCTACTGATGCTGTGAGAGTACAAATTCATCTTGCTGACTGATATTACTGGAATGTCTTAATACACATTTTATGAACATTTTGTGATACATGTCTGTCTGTTATACCCATGTATTTGTAGTTGGCTTTACTATTGTTACACCTGAATAATAAAACATTCTTAGTTATTTTCCAAAATAGGTGGCCAGAGTAAAAAAATGAGTTATATTCCATACTTAGAAAGAAATTTCAGTGTCTTCTGAGTTTCCCTCTGCAGTGACCTTCAGGAATAGAAAGGAATCCTATGACATCAGCACACCACTCacatatatttatgtaattAAACTTACTTCTTCAAGAGGAATTTCATCTTCTACAGGACAGGCCACATGGTAGGGAGGGAATGGGTCAGACCAGCCTTTTTTTGTGCAGTTTCTTTTTACCATCCCAGCTGAAACAGaagtatttcattttctcaatGAAGAATCAGataatatagaaaataaaaaccaggagAAGACCTCTGGCTGGTACAAGGTTGTACCAGGAGGAGAGGATCATTAGAATCTCCAAGAGTTGGTAGCACAATTTTTCTATGTACATTCAGGTCATCAGATATAAAACttggtattttatttatagacaagcaaggggaagaaggagacaGGGCTGGAGATTGGAAGGACTAGGGAAAGAATTTTATCAAGCACATTGGAGAAGATTGGGAAGCACTGCTCCATAAACTTCTGCTCTGCACAACACTCTCATTCTTCTCCTCACTTCTCACTCTCGCTCTTCACAACGCTTCTCATTCCCACCTCCCCTGGGGCTTACTCTTCCCTAGCAGATCAGAAGTTGGGATAAGCAGCCCCTTCCATGAGGATAGCACACTTCCAAAACAAAGATTTATGAGTCAGATGAAGGATAATTCTGAGAATCCCAGGGCAGGAAATGAATGTGCACAGATGAAAGGGATTTTCCTTATCCCTCGTTTATAACTAGCATGTGTTGGGCGAGGCAGAGGTTGGGCtttgcagtttctttttcttgtggAACTGCCAAATCCAGGTCTTTCCTGGAAGGTGGTTTGCTCCTTGTGGGCTCACAGTTTGTTCCTGGCCATGCTCACCCAGAGAGGAAGCAGGCACAAAGGCATTAGTTTGCAGTTTTGCAACACATGGGCTGCTCCAAGGCCTGAATTCTGCTTTGTATCTCCAACCTTGGTCTTAAAGAGCAATCACGTTGTTCATTCCTCTGCCTTTCATTTCATCCCACACGAATCACTGCATAAATCTCAAGAAACCCCAACCTTAAGTTCTGACCTAGACAGCCTCCAGATGAGCTTTGTAGGAAAGTCACGCAACAAACTGATCCCAAAGCACATGGAAACCAAAGGAATCGctccatttatttcagtatttttttgaTCCAGGGCCTCATCAGAGACTATGGAAATCAAATCCAGTTATGAATAATCCTCAAAATATGAGAAGAACTGCGAAAGCCCCTCAGATCCTACTAAAATTCTTGCAGTGCTTTGATCCATCTCATGGGAACATGAAAGGTTCTGTCTTCACCCTCCCTTTTTAGAAATGCTCTGGCCAGAAATGCAACAGGAGTACAACCATGGTAGGACATCACCTGGCTCCTTCATGAAGTGAAAGAGGATGTTTGGACACGGTAAGGCAAGAATCTCTCCAGCACCTGCCTCTGGCCAGCACAGCAATTTGTCCCAAGTTCTCTTGCAACCTCAGACAGagagcaaaatatatttttaagcatgGTTATATTTGAGCAAAATGAAACCCCAAACCTTTTTAAACTTTGCCACTCCACCACTTCCATATCTTATAAAAATAGTTTAGCCACAGTTTTTATTCTATTATGAGAAATAAACACCCCCAGAGTGCTTTAGTTAGACCCCTGGGTTAGACTGAGGTGAGTTTTCAGAAATGATGCAGTAAATGAAGAGTGATGCTGGAAGAAAGATCAGATCACTGTAATTGTTCAGCAGGTAccctatttttaaatatcaataCACCCTCCCAAACAAGCAAGCATGATGCCAAGGAATTGGACAAGGACACAAGGATTGACTCTGATAAATTGACTGTCCATATTCGAATGTGAAAgacaatggaaaaaagaaaagaattggaAGGAATGGGAGTAGATGCAAGAAGAGCTGACGAGACAACAGCATGTGGGACCATAAATAAAACCCTCCTGTGCTTtgcagcctggctgtgtcctcACTCTGGTAGTGggtcccttccctctccctctcttcatCCCTCACACATGGATGGATACCTGGTGACGTTGAATTTCCACGCTCTTGTGGGGCCTCCAGACACTCAGcctcctttttcttcagctctACCATCAGATCACATTCTGGGTGGACATTTCCAGCAACCTACAGGGAGAAGAGTTTTGGGGAATTGGTAAGAAGGGATTGGGTGGGATCTCATCTTAAGTCCAGACTTACTTTTGCAGCTAACAGGGCTGGTTTAAGGACACAAAACTGTGCTTAGGGTTTCCATCCAAAGGCTGCCACTGTCTCTACACAAGCTGGTAGTTACAGCTCTGTACTGGAAGGTTTATAAATTCCTCTGGctacattcaaaataaaagatctCTTTGCTAGGGCCTGAGTTTGAGTGCAGGACCCATTTACACCCAACTTTAGCTAGACCCTGTTAAACCTGGGCCCAGAAAAACACACTGCACTTGATCAGGCTCCTTTTCTCAACAGTGAagggctcagcactgcaggaaatgctgcagaacCTATGCACAAACAAGTCCCTGCCAACCTCCAAAGAAACATCATCTtgaaatcacaaaaaattattgcaaaacTGTCTCCTGAAAGAGCTCTTCACTCCAAAAGGAGTGAATCTGTTCTCTCCCTTCTACCATCTGCCTTTCTTTACACAGGGTGGGAGGCAAAActcctttctttggaaaaaaacactgCACCAAAGCATTTGTTGGTTTGGTATGATggtgtaaagaaaaaaagtgacacCCAGGGTTTTAACAGCAGGAAATATTCAGTTGTTTGGTCCTTATTTAGACTTACACAGACACCACAAGAGGATCTGAAGGCATCCAGAGAACTTTGGGCAGCAAAGGACAAAGTCTGCACAGGCTGTTACAGCCAGACTGCTGAGGATGCACCCACTGGGCA carries:
- the GHRHR gene encoding growth hormone-releasing hormone receptor isoform X2, with the protein product MNSCSLYHCALHTLSLAVLVAGNVHPECDLMVELKKKEAECLEAPQERGNSTSPGCKRTWDKLLCWPEAGAGEILALPCPNILFHFMKEPAGMVKRNCTKKGWSDPFPPYHVACPVEDEIPLEEQSYFSTIKIIYTVGYSVSITSLIIAVTVLIAFRRLRCPRNYIHVQLFFTFILKAIAIFIKDAVLFQEEGIDHCSFSTTECKISVVFCHYFMMTNFMWLLVEALYLNCLLLSSLSHGRRYFWWLVLFGWGFPTLFTLIWILAKFYFEDTACWDINQGSPYWWLIKGPIIISVGVNFVLFINIIRILLKKLDPRQINFNNSSQYRRLSRSTLLLIPLFGTHYIVFNFLPEYTSLGVRLYLELCIGSFQGFIVAVLYCFLNQEPFPLFLRCKRKSAGGGTGRDMDSCQCGGGPGGLCHPALG
- the GHRHR gene encoding growth hormone-releasing hormone receptor isoform X1, encoding MNSCSLYHCALHTLSLAVLVAGNVHPECDLMVELKKKEAECLEAPQERGNSTSPGCKRTWDKLLCWPEAGAGEILALPCPNILFHFMKEPAGMVKRNCTKKGWSDPFPPYHVACPVEDEIPLEEQSYFSTIKIIYTVGYSVSITSLIIAVTVLIAFRRLRCPRNYIHVQLFFTFILKAIAIFIKDAVLFQEEGIDHCSFSTTECKISVVFCHYFMMTNFMWLLVEALYLNCLLLSSLSHGRRYFWWLVLFGWGFPTLFTLIWILAKFYFEDTACWDINQGSPYWWLIKGPIIISVGVNFVLFINIIRILLKKLDPRQINFNNSSQYRRLSRSTLLLIPLFGTHYIVFNFLPEYTSLGVRLYLELCIGSFQGFIVAVLYCFLNQEVQTEIGRRWHGKRYGLVPVWRRTRWTVPSSSGVKMTTSVC